One window of the Roseovarius sp. THAF9 genome contains the following:
- a CDS encoding DEAD/DEAH box helicase — MGVRKTRKKKASLDDRFDFVGDGVAAGDRNALIPTLFEVEDRASGAARTLKLWKKTGEAVDDDLRQLWLHETRQVQRVMSYAGARDVIVDVLEFVEDEEDFGVVLNRVGQPLSERRRRVPRQHWLRSLGAPRPRALFWRNLKRIVTALGIIHAQGLVHGRLSAASIMTEGADEPDFQLTGFEWSLWLTADTDDRSHARVGAAAALHRTECYSFAEDWRQLGLLVAECLEAEVRSSGEIQMRADLDAPIELHVAERVLLKRLISPARMDQLDAASIGRAIDDLVPGVSRATSAHAGAFILTFDHQSRLGETVYDATGGEIAIDEYRRQLDWVQADIDGGATLLLPRQFDPANTWLKLVTNNMIYRVRAFRDEGAAVWDIGVCQAITLRDEIFSLGDTEEHDIAQSVIVAANAREAKETRGRLGPQALDWSAFAEAGNEVGDQDESAAIRRGLLLVQIVEAVVKALDVYPIEILDKGRQDGRRYIILRAEPGNDRDRTAKRIGMSESATILRRLFEDEHPDADAKWRISQAASLGATRAGDVVASFLEATDHRGRRAYRFEIDEELPDDGPYFLRTERDTGTEQVIARRLRNIKALDTRIDLSQMLTDPWRVRRSSREELTEEDREDPTFLDLDRPKQDALSGIWATLPSYFVVGPPGVGKTKLATEVVRRRFAADRSSRMLVSAQGHDSLDGLLGKIKETLNAGDMNDVLVVRSTTSDQRPTSDEEIHLASLEYLERLSTSAMVRDAPQAFRDRVSTLRDAAAKFETAKASIDRDHRSGLGAISSLVLDGANIVVSTANSPDIERLVETREQFDWVIVEEAAKAIGPELVGPLMLSGRRLLIGDHHQLPPFDADRLIKILSDHSLVSETLGIAEQMIGPLLRDGELDELEAILADSEGLKALSDIALRLLEPFRTFVDEDVRRGHANPDHRPIAATLTEQRRMDPAIAEIVSKAFYGGKLVTEANRALSAEQEAPPILQIGSLPRSPVVVVDFPHVSSTGRAETFEHARPRWHNPSEVDAVIDVLRLLRANDSDTPPSLAILSPYKAQVDKLHQRVSAGLAGDLAHLKQFASAQSNGAFVGTVDSFQGSEADVVILSLVRNNAMTGGRALGFLRDRRRMNVALSRAKWQLFLVGSLSFLREAVRGVNPEAETHSLSFLDDTLAAITDLSTRKRNGISMASIIEPPVLRARS, encoded by the coding sequence ATGGGCGTAAGAAAAACGAGAAAGAAAAAAGCATCCCTGGATGACAGGTTCGACTTTGTCGGCGACGGTGTTGCTGCGGGCGACAGGAACGCACTTATTCCTACCCTCTTCGAGGTCGAGGATCGTGCGTCGGGCGCGGCTCGCACACTGAAGCTCTGGAAAAAGACCGGCGAAGCCGTCGATGACGATCTGCGCCAACTCTGGCTGCATGAGACGCGCCAGGTTCAGCGCGTTATGTCCTACGCTGGAGCGCGAGATGTAATCGTCGACGTCCTTGAGTTTGTTGAGGACGAAGAGGATTTCGGCGTGGTTCTTAACCGTGTCGGCCAACCGTTGAGCGAGCGCCGACGCCGCGTGCCACGACAACACTGGTTGCGAAGTCTCGGCGCTCCGCGACCACGCGCGCTCTTTTGGCGCAACCTGAAGCGCATCGTCACTGCTCTCGGCATCATCCACGCCCAGGGTCTAGTGCATGGGCGACTGTCCGCAGCCTCGATCATGACAGAGGGGGCAGACGAACCGGACTTTCAACTAACCGGCTTCGAGTGGAGCCTCTGGTTAACCGCCGATACGGATGATCGCTCTCACGCCAGGGTCGGCGCTGCCGCAGCACTCCACCGCACCGAATGCTACTCCTTCGCCGAGGATTGGCGGCAGTTGGGTCTCCTCGTTGCAGAATGCTTGGAGGCAGAGGTTCGCTCCTCCGGCGAGATCCAGATGCGTGCAGATCTCGATGCGCCAATCGAACTGCACGTTGCAGAACGTGTACTGCTAAAGCGCCTCATCTCGCCCGCACGGATGGACCAACTCGACGCCGCCTCGATCGGACGCGCCATCGATGACCTAGTTCCGGGCGTCAGTCGAGCAACGTCGGCCCATGCAGGCGCCTTCATTCTGACATTTGATCACCAGTCGCGTCTCGGTGAAACCGTCTACGACGCGACCGGCGGCGAAATTGCTATCGACGAATATCGACGTCAACTGGATTGGGTGCAGGCCGACATAGATGGCGGTGCCACCCTCCTCCTCCCGCGGCAGTTTGATCCAGCGAACACATGGCTAAAGCTGGTGACCAACAACATGATCTACCGCGTGCGGGCATTCCGCGACGAGGGCGCCGCCGTCTGGGATATCGGCGTGTGCCAGGCGATCACGCTCAGAGACGAAATCTTCAGTCTGGGCGACACAGAAGAGCATGACATAGCCCAATCTGTCATTGTCGCTGCAAACGCGCGCGAAGCCAAAGAGACGCGCGGCCGCTTGGGACCCCAGGCGCTCGATTGGAGCGCCTTTGCCGAAGCTGGAAACGAAGTCGGCGATCAAGATGAAAGCGCTGCGATCCGGCGCGGCTTGCTTTTGGTTCAAATTGTTGAAGCGGTCGTCAAGGCACTCGACGTCTATCCGATCGAAATCCTCGACAAAGGCCGGCAAGACGGGCGTCGATACATCATTCTTCGAGCAGAGCCGGGTAATGATCGCGATCGAACCGCGAAACGCATCGGGATGTCCGAGAGCGCCACGATCCTAAGACGGCTGTTCGAGGATGAGCATCCGGACGCAGACGCCAAATGGCGCATCAGTCAGGCCGCGAGTCTTGGAGCGACGCGCGCTGGTGACGTGGTCGCTAGCTTCTTGGAGGCGACCGATCATCGCGGGCGCCGCGCCTATCGTTTCGAGATCGACGAGGAACTACCAGACGACGGGCCTTATTTTCTGCGTACCGAACGAGACACCGGCACCGAACAAGTGATCGCGCGACGCCTGCGGAACATCAAGGCGCTGGACACGCGCATCGACCTTTCCCAGATGCTAACCGACCCGTGGCGGGTCCGGCGCTCCAGTCGCGAAGAACTGACTGAAGAAGACCGCGAGGACCCGACCTTTCTCGATTTGGATCGACCCAAGCAGGATGCCCTGTCGGGCATTTGGGCGACCCTGCCATCCTACTTTGTAGTCGGGCCTCCCGGCGTCGGAAAAACGAAACTGGCCACAGAGGTGGTGCGCCGACGTTTCGCTGCGGATCGCTCGAGTCGCATGCTCGTCTCGGCTCAAGGGCATGATTCGCTCGACGGCCTGTTGGGAAAAATAAAAGAAACTCTGAACGCTGGAGACATGAACGATGTTCTCGTCGTTCGGTCCACGACTTCAGATCAACGCCCGACAAGCGACGAGGAGATTCATCTCGCCAGCTTGGAATATCTCGAACGCCTCTCCACCAGCGCAATGGTACGCGACGCGCCGCAGGCCTTTCGAGACCGCGTTTCGACCCTCCGGGACGCCGCCGCAAAATTCGAAACGGCAAAGGCTTCCATCGACCGCGATCACAGATCGGGCTTAGGCGCTATCTCGAGCCTGGTCCTTGATGGCGCTAACATTGTCGTCTCGACGGCTAACTCACCAGACATAGAACGGCTCGTCGAAACACGGGAGCAGTTTGATTGGGTTATCGTGGAAGAAGCCGCAAAGGCCATCGGGCCAGAGCTCGTCGGCCCGCTGATGCTTTCCGGTCGTAGGCTGCTGATCGGCGATCATCACCAATTGCCCCCATTCGACGCTGACCGCCTCATCAAGATCCTAAGCGACCACAGTCTCGTGAGCGAGACACTTGGCATCGCCGAGCAAATGATTGGTCCACTGCTTCGCGATGGCGAATTGGATGAGCTGGAGGCAATCTTGGCCGACTCGGAGGGTCTGAAGGCCCTTTCAGATATCGCGCTCCGTCTTCTCGAACCCTTCCGCACATTCGTTGACGAGGACGTCCGGCGCGGGCACGCCAATCCCGATCATCGCCCCATCGCTGCAACCTTGACCGAACAACGCAGAATGGACCCAGCGATCGCCGAAATCGTCTCGAAGGCCTTCTACGGTGGGAAGCTCGTCACAGAGGCAAATCGTGCTTTGTCCGCCGAACAGGAAGCACCGCCCATCCTCCAGATAGGCTCGCTGCCGCGTTCACCAGTTGTCGTGGTCGACTTCCCGCATGTCAGTTCAACCGGACGCGCCGAAACCTTCGAGCACGCACGGCCCCGCTGGCACAATCCGAGCGAAGTTGACGCTGTCATTGATGTTCTCCGTTTGCTGAGAGCGAATGACAGCGACACCCCGCCTTCTCTCGCGATCCTCTCGCCCTACAAGGCCCAGGTCGACAAGCTTCACCAGCGCGTCAGTGCGGGACTCGCTGGCGACCTCGCGCATCTGAAGCAGTTTGCGTCAGCCCAAAGCAACGGAGCGTTTGTCGGCACAGTGGACTCCTTTCAGGGCAGCGAGGCCGACGTCGTCATTCTGTCGCTCGTTCGAAACAACGCCATGACGGGAGGACGGGCACTCGGCTTTCTCCGAGACCGGCGACGCATGAACGTCGCCCTTAGTCGTGCCAAGTGGCAACTCTTCCTGGTTGGGAGCCTCTCGTTCCTGCGAGAGGCCGTCAGGGGTGTCAATCCCGAAGCCGAAACTCATAGCCTTTCATTTCTCGATGACACCTTGGCTGCGATCACGGATCTAAGCACCCGAAAGCGCAATGGCATATCCATGGCATCGATTATCGAGCCGCCTGTTTTGCGTGCGCGCTCATGA
- a CDS encoding phospholipase D-like domain-containing protein, with product MTVLIAIPVFRIGCKVGIDRGRAWSVIDELVLWSITRQSKSVGALAEEANLPHQIIVASIARLMRFRLVEVAFTGGGVAFRASDYGFKSVSSGDPLPFFPKRISRRVSFVIEWATGDFFPTRQIRLMNQHKIDAARNDGAEVRTITVDEGGPSVSHEANLNRLADIATRGLDEQIALIDGRTATMRDNEFMVFRVTDGVPQGLPETAGPKLRQVIQETAALPPGTTRVPVTYAGPREDTDHEPRAHTGAFDPNDLVIGGSAQRTCLENLVAKAHRRVIIHSTFLDAVRFGELVDLIQAACSRGVTFDLLWGAEKDDDTERRNATAAIQIAKTISENPHMRGRFRVHMRTTGSHAKLMLLDTAEEGWLAVVGSCNWLSSPFQAVELSVIVRNQHAVADVATALQRLTGRRGLADEIATEMALTARDLRRMPGQDGDARLSIITGEAHDQLIRTASSSAKQKFIIGSNRLGSTARPGALMQGEVASSRDGVDAVVLYTQPSGPLKNRHARALAQDARTNGLALAKTKKIPLHGKFLAWDTDDFIVTSMNWASASTDADFPWGEIGVHIHAPEIASAALERLEEIFPELAASQNESSA from the coding sequence ATGACCGTTCTAATTGCAATTCCTGTCTTCCGCATTGGCTGCAAGGTCGGGATCGATCGCGGTCGCGCGTGGAGCGTAATCGATGAACTCGTGCTCTGGTCGATCACTCGGCAATCCAAATCAGTCGGAGCGCTTGCGGAAGAAGCCAACCTACCGCACCAGATAATTGTCGCTTCCATTGCACGTCTGATGCGTTTTCGGCTCGTTGAAGTCGCCTTCACAGGCGGAGGAGTCGCCTTCAGAGCAAGCGACTATGGCTTCAAATCGGTCAGCAGCGGCGACCCCCTTCCCTTCTTTCCGAAACGCATTTCCCGGCGGGTCAGTTTCGTTATCGAGTGGGCGACCGGCGATTTCTTCCCTACCCGGCAGATTCGACTGATGAATCAACACAAGATCGACGCTGCTCGTAATGACGGCGCCGAAGTCCGAACAATCACGGTTGACGAAGGTGGTCCATCAGTCTCGCACGAGGCGAACCTCAACCGGCTCGCCGACATCGCGACCCGTGGCCTGGATGAGCAGATCGCGCTCATCGACGGACGCACCGCCACAATGCGCGACAACGAATTCATGGTGTTTCGAGTTACCGATGGCGTTCCACAGGGATTGCCGGAAACGGCTGGCCCCAAACTTCGCCAAGTCATTCAAGAAACTGCAGCTTTGCCGCCTGGCACGACCCGCGTGCCCGTGACCTATGCGGGGCCGCGTGAAGATACTGACCACGAGCCACGCGCTCATACTGGCGCTTTCGATCCGAATGATTTGGTGATCGGCGGTTCAGCGCAACGAACCTGTTTGGAGAACTTGGTCGCCAAAGCGCATCGCCGTGTCATCATTCACTCGACCTTTCTTGACGCTGTACGCTTTGGAGAACTGGTCGACCTCATTCAGGCAGCTTGTTCGCGTGGCGTGACCTTCGACCTGTTGTGGGGCGCAGAGAAGGACGACGACACCGAACGCAGAAACGCCACCGCCGCCATACAGATCGCTAAGACAATCAGTGAAAATCCTCACATGCGTGGGCGGTTCCGTGTCCACATGCGCACTACCGGTTCGCACGCCAAACTGATGCTGCTTGACACTGCTGAAGAGGGCTGGCTTGCCGTCGTCGGCTCATGCAATTGGCTATCGTCGCCATTCCAAGCCGTCGAGCTCAGCGTCATCGTTCGCAATCAACACGCCGTCGCAGACGTGGCAACGGCGCTCCAGCGTTTGACGGGACGGCGGGGCCTTGCGGACGAAATAGCCACGGAGATGGCGCTCACGGCTCGTGACTTGAGGCGCATGCCTGGTCAAGATGGAGACGCCCGTCTTTCGATCATCACCGGCGAGGCGCACGATCAACTTATTCGAACTGCCAGCAGTTCCGCCAAGCAGAAGTTCATAATCGGGAGCAATCGGCTCGGTTCAACCGCACGCCCCGGTGCTCTCATGCAGGGGGAGGTCGCCAGCAGCCGTGATGGCGTCGACGCCGTCGTACTCTATACGCAGCCCAGCGGTCCCCTGAAAAACCGTCACGCCCGAGCACTGGCTCAAGATGCTCGGACAAATGGACTGGCGCTGGCGAAGACCAAAAAGATTCCATTACACGGCAAGTTCCTTGCTTGGGACACCGATGACTTCATTGTTACGAGTATGAACTGGGCATCGGCCTCAACGGATGCTGATTTCCCGTGGGGAGAGATCGGTGTTCACATCCATGCTCCCGAAATCGCATCCGCCGCCCTTGAGCGGCTTGAAGAGATATTTCCTGAACTAGCCGCTTCACAGAATGAAAGTAGTGCGTGA
- a CDS encoding ParB/RepB/Spo0J family partition protein yields MATAAKKITLSASRDIPFNKLVLSQSNVRRIKAGVSIEDLAEDIARRGLLQNLNVRPVADADGKETGMFEVPAGGRRFRALELLAKKKRLARTAPVPCNVREADSEISAEEDSLAENVQRAALHPLDQFRAFQTFRDQGMSEEDIAARFFVSVNTVKQRLKLASVSEKLLDLYAEDAMTLDQLMAFTVSTDHARQEQVWEAIEHSWSKEPYQIRRMLTENTVRASDRRVRFVTIEAYEEAGGTVLRDLFQEDDGGWIEDVTLLERLVGEKLTAEAEAIAEEGWKWISVAADFPYGHTNGLRALTGTPVDLTDEERATREALREEFDRLEAEYAEADELPDEVDERFGDIEVALDAFEDRPKQYDPAEIGRAGAFVSIRHDGQLSVERGYVRPEDEASEGDDDAGSDGDAASDPGAVQRTVISVGGEPEPQDEEDDAIKPLPERLVIELTAHRSLALRDALANNPSVAMTALIHKLVRDAFQHVSSPGCLEASVRQVYFPVQGDDLKDSAAAKTVDDRHEAWKADLPLEDDEALWAKIDGLDDASRMALLAHCVSFGVNALYEKANPYGAGPTARGVQQRIHEADRLARAIGLDMVETGWRPTVDNYFGRVTKPRILEAVREAKGEETAQLIDHLKKPDMAKEAERLLADSGWLPEPLRLPAIDDGTTSDAEGDDAEALPAFLSDEDDGEEEPVDTPQTVAAE; encoded by the coding sequence ATGGCGACAGCAGCCAAGAAGATCACCCTCAGCGCCTCGCGCGACATCCCCTTCAACAAGCTGGTGCTCAGCCAGTCCAACGTCCGGCGCATCAAGGCCGGCGTCTCGATCGAGGACCTGGCCGAGGACATTGCCCGCCGCGGCCTTCTGCAGAATCTCAACGTCCGCCCGGTGGCGGACGCCGACGGCAAGGAGACCGGCATGTTCGAGGTTCCGGCCGGCGGCCGCCGATTCCGGGCGCTCGAACTTCTGGCGAAGAAGAAGCGGTTGGCCCGCACCGCGCCGGTTCCCTGCAACGTGCGCGAGGCGGACAGCGAGATTTCGGCCGAGGAAGATTCGCTCGCCGAAAACGTCCAACGCGCAGCGCTGCATCCCCTCGACCAGTTCCGCGCGTTCCAGACCTTCCGGGACCAGGGCATGAGCGAGGAAGACATCGCCGCGCGGTTCTTCGTCTCGGTCAACACCGTCAAGCAGCGCCTCAAGCTCGCTTCGGTGTCGGAAAAGCTCCTCGACCTCTACGCCGAGGACGCCATGACGCTCGATCAGTTGATGGCCTTCACGGTTTCCACCGACCATGCCCGCCAGGAACAGGTCTGGGAGGCCATCGAGCATAGCTGGTCGAAGGAACCCTATCAGATCCGCCGCATGCTCACCGAGAACACCGTGCGGGCCTCGGACCGGCGCGTGCGCTTCGTCACCATCGAAGCCTATGAAGAGGCCGGCGGCACTGTCCTGCGCGATCTCTTCCAGGAGGATGATGGCGGCTGGATCGAGGATGTCACTCTGCTCGAACGGCTGGTCGGCGAGAAGCTCACCGCCGAGGCGGAGGCCATCGCCGAGGAGGGCTGGAAATGGATCTCGGTCGCAGCCGATTTCCCCTATGGCCATACCAACGGCTTGCGGGCGCTCACCGGCACGCCAGTCGATCTCACCGACGAGGAACGGGCCACACGCGAAGCCCTGCGTGAGGAGTTCGACCGTCTGGAGGCCGAATATGCCGAGGCCGACGAATTGCCCGACGAGGTGGATGAACGGTTCGGCGATATCGAGGTGGCGCTCGACGCCTTCGAGGATCGGCCGAAGCAGTACGATCCTGCCGAGATCGGCCGCGCTGGCGCCTTTGTCAGCATCCGCCACGATGGACAGCTTTCCGTCGAGCGTGGCTATGTCCGTCCCGAGGACGAGGCGTCCGAGGGCGACGATGACGCGGGAAGCGATGGCGATGCGGCATCCGATCCCGGCGCCGTGCAGCGCACCGTCATTTCCGTGGGCGGCGAACCCGAGCCGCAGGACGAGGAGGACGATGCGATCAAGCCGCTGCCCGAGCGGCTGGTGATCGAACTGACCGCGCATCGCTCACTCGCGCTGCGTGATGCGCTGGCCAACAACCCCTCAGTCGCCATGACCGCGCTGATCCACAAGCTGGTGCGCGACGCCTTCCAGCACGTCTCGTCACCGGGATGCCTCGAGGCTTCCGTCCGGCAGGTCTATTTCCCCGTCCAGGGTGATGACCTGAAAGACAGTGCCGCCGCCAAGACCGTCGACGACCGGCACGAGGCCTGGAAGGCCGACCTGCCCCTTGAAGACGACGAGGCGCTCTGGGCCAAGATCGACGGTCTCGACGATGCGAGCCGCATGGCGCTCCTCGCCCATTGCGTCTCCTTCGGCGTCAACGCGCTCTACGAGAAGGCCAATCCCTATGGCGCAGGGCCGACGGCGCGCGGCGTTCAGCAGCGTATTCACGAGGCGGACCGGCTCGCCCGTGCCATCGGGCTCGACATGGTCGAGACGGGATGGCGGCCGACGGTCGACAACTATTTCGGCCGGGTGACCAAGCCCCGCATCCTCGAAGCGGTACGCGAGGCCAAGGGCGAAGAAACCGCACAGCTCATCGACCATCTGAAGAAGCCGGACATGGCCAAGGAGGCCGAACGGCTACTCGCCGACAGTGGCTGGTTGCCCGAACCGCTGCGTCTGCCCGCCATCGACGATGGCACCACCTCGGATGCCGAGGGCGACGACGCCGAAGCTCTGCCGGCCTTCCTCTCCGACGAGGACGACGGCGAGGAAGAGCCTGTCGACACGCCGCAAACCGTGGCTGCCGAATAG
- a CDS encoding DUF2958 domain-containing protein, whose protein sequence is MILLTNDIRDQLLTNGRQRDIDHVPVVKFFNPVGAGTWLITEMEADGDTLFGLADLGFGCPELGSCSIAELSSVRLPFGLGIERDILFQAMFPISVYAEAARRAGHIVERGDLLEQAAAAHRSRR, encoded by the coding sequence ATGATCCTGTTGACCAACGACATTCGCGACCAACTGCTGACTAATGGAAGGCAGAGGGATATCGACCATGTGCCCGTGGTGAAATTCTTCAATCCAGTCGGCGCGGGCACCTGGCTCATCACCGAGATGGAGGCGGACGGCGACACGCTGTTCGGCCTTGCCGATCTCGGTTTCGGATGTCCGGAGCTGGGCTCCTGCAGCATTGCCGAACTCAGCTCTGTCCGCCTGCCTTTCGGTCTCGGGATCGAACGCGACATCCTGTTTCAGGCCATGTTCCCGATATCGGTCTATGCCGAGGCAGCGCGCCGGGCCGGCCACATTGTCGAACGCGGAGATCTGCTGGAACAAGCTGCGGCCGCACATCGGTCGCGGCGGTGA
- a CDS encoding ArdC family protein yields the protein MSRPNRKSGARRDRTNLYSEITDKIIAELEAGRLPWVQPWGTAAAKAPLGLPKNASTDRQYSGINVLLLWGAVIERGFSGQSWLTFRQALSLGGNVRKGERGTTVVYADRFVPEDEKRRARETGEDAQAIPFLKRFTVFNTDQCENLPEDVATAAPPVPTGLIEPRVEALIAATGIDFRIGGNRAFYVPAHDYVQVPPPQAYFEPITWHRTALHELGHATGHVSRLGRDFSGSFGTKKYAFEELIAEINAAFCCASLGITPTVRHADYIASWLEVLREDNRAIVRAASQAGKAADWLLAFAPDAVESNPVETPRDRRVA from the coding sequence ATGTCCAGACCGAACCGCAAATCCGGCGCCCGGCGCGACCGGACCAATCTCTATTCCGAAATCACCGACAAGATCATCGCCGAGCTGGAGGCCGGCCGCTTGCCTTGGGTTCAGCCGTGGGGAACGGCCGCCGCGAAGGCACCGCTTGGCCTACCGAAGAATGCCTCCACCGATCGTCAGTATTCGGGTATCAATGTCCTTCTGCTCTGGGGCGCGGTCATCGAGCGTGGCTTTTCCGGACAGAGTTGGCTGACCTTCCGCCAGGCGCTGTCGCTCGGCGGCAATGTCCGCAAGGGCGAGCGCGGCACCACCGTCGTCTATGCCGACCGCTTCGTGCCGGAGGACGAGAAACGCCGGGCGCGCGAGACCGGCGAGGACGCCCAGGCAATCCCGTTCCTGAAGCGCTTCACAGTCTTCAATACCGATCAATGCGAGAACCTGCCAGAGGATGTGGCGACCGCCGCGCCGCCCGTGCCGACGGGTCTGATCGAACCGCGCGTCGAGGCGCTGATCGCCGCGACGGGCATCGATTTCCGCATCGGCGGCAACCGGGCCTTCTACGTGCCGGCCCACGACTATGTGCAGGTGCCGCCGCCACAGGCCTATTTCGAACCCATCACTTGGCATCGCACGGCGCTGCACGAGCTCGGTCACGCGACAGGCCATGTCTCGCGTCTGGGGCGTGATTTCTCGGGCTCCTTCGGCACGAAGAAATACGCCTTCGAGGAGTTGATCGCCGAAATCAATGCCGCCTTCTGCTGCGCCTCGCTCGGCATCACGCCGACCGTCCGGCACGCCGATTACATCGCCTCCTGGCTCGAGGTGCTGCGCGAGGACAATCGCGCCATCGTCCGCGCCGCCAGCCAGGCGGGCAAGGCCGCCGACTGGCTTCTGGCGTTCGCACCCGACGCGGTGGAGTCCAACCCGGTAGAGACCCCTCGCGACAGGAGGGTGGCATGA